A genomic stretch from Arachis stenosperma cultivar V10309 chromosome 3, arast.V10309.gnm1.PFL2, whole genome shotgun sequence includes:
- the LOC130970109 gene encoding brassinosteroid-responsive RING protein 1-like: MGFPVGYTELLFPKPVLQILSVLGYIRRLIFTFFSYTGLPNFLEPDDTDNTMPQFHPVSELLIGEILPVVKFSELVEPPERCAVCLTDFEQEDEIRRLVNCTHVFHRGCVDRWMGYDQSTCPLCRTPFIPDDFFNHGLWAASAIPEFHA; this comes from the coding sequence ATGGGATTCCCAGTGGGTTACACGGAGCTTCTGTTCCCAAAGCCTGTTCTTCAAATCCTCTCAGTATTGGGTTACATAAGAAGGTTGATTTTCACCTTCTTCAGCTACACGGGGCTCCCCAACTTCCTCGAACCCGATGACACCGATAACACAATGCCCCAATTCCACCCCGTCTCGGAGCTCCTCATCGGAGAGATCCTTCCCGTGGTGAAGTTCTCGGAGCTGGTGGAGCCGCCTGAGAGGTGCGCCGTGTGCCTCACGGACTTCGAGCAGGAGGATGAGATCCGACGGCTGGTGAACTGCACGCACGTGTTCCACCGGGGTTGTGTGGACCGTTGGATGGGTTACGATCAGAGCACGTGCCCTCTGTGCAGGACACCCTTCATTCCAGATGATTTCTTCAATCACGGCCTCTGGGCTGCTTCTGCCATTCCCGAATTTCATGCttag